TGGCGCTGGAGCGGGACCGAGCGCGTCGCCGTCTCCCTGCCCTGGCCGGTCCCGGGAGACGGGTTCTCGACGGTCATCCTCGACGGAGACGGCACCGGCTACGGCGACGGCGAGACCATCATCCTCAACGAGGCGGCGGCCAAGGGCGCCTGGCGCCGCTTCCGCGAGGCCTGCGAGCGCCGCGCGCGCGACTTCGACCCGCCCTTCAAGCCCGACGAGGGCTTCCGCAAGGCGGAGGCCCGGGCCAAAGCGGACCTCGTCGCCGCGCAGTCGGCCAGCGACGGCCGAGAGCGCGGGATGCTCTTCGACCGGGCGCTCGCCTCCATCTCCTCGGCCTGGCACACGATGATCTTCGAGCACGGCCGCCAGATCGCCAAGCACGGCCAGGCGGGCAAGGCGCTGCGCTACGGACTCACGCTCGACGAGTCCCTCGTCGACCGGCTCAGCGACCACGCCTGGGTCGCCGACAAGACGGCCGCCGCGGGCGCCGATTGGGTGCGCCTCGTCTTCCGCACCCAGGGCGACGACCTCCTCTTCGCGAAGCCGGCGTCCTTCGCGCTCTACGACGGGATCGTGCGCGAGCTCAAGAAGAGGAAGCTGCGCATCATGGGCTCGCCGCTCGACAGCGCGCTCTGGCCCCGCGGCCTCACCCCCGAGGCCTACGCGGAGCGCACGCGCAACCTCGCGCTCCACTACAAGGACTCCATCCGCTCCTGGGAGGTCGCCAGCGAACCCAACGGCTCGTGGCTGGGCGGCTGGCGCACCCCGCTGCCCGACGAGACCGTGCTCGCCGCGGTGAACGCGGGGGCCGCCGAGGTCAAGAAGGTGGACCCGGCGCTGGAGACCGTGGGGACGCTCTACTGGTGGGAGGGCACCGCGCACGACGACGCCCACCCGCTCTTCGCCTGGCTGCGCTGGGCCCAGCCCCGGGGCTTCGGGAAGGACCTCGACATCGTAGCCCTCAGCGTCTTCCCCGACGAGAACCCGCTCGGGCTCGCCTTCGACCCCGTCTTCGCGCGCCTGGCGCGCCGCTTCCCGGACAAGAAGCTCATGCTCGGCTCCTTCGGCTTCGTCGAGGGCGCCGAGCTCAAGGGCTACTGGTGGCTCGAGCCCGGGGCGGTGGACGAGCCCCGCAAGGACGTCGTGGTCCTCTTCACCGGCGAGGCCTGCGCGCTGCCCCAGGGCGTCGGCGGCGGCTTCTTCTTCGCGACGCTCGAGCAGATGCTCGGCGCGGGCAAGAAGGCCACCCCCCTCTACGCCCTCCAGCGCATGACTTTCAAGCGCTTCCAGCGCTGAATTTCTCGTCGGGAAGTCCCTTGACACCCCTGCCAACGACCTTTACACTTACGATACCCCCCTGGGGGTGGATTGTCTTCAACCATCGGAGAGACTGGAAGATGAAACGCCGGCCTCGGCTCCTCACCCTCTCAGCGCTTTTCGGCGCCGCGCTCCTGTCGGCGCCCTTCGCGTCGGCGAAGGACCCCGTCCCCCCTCCCGTCACGGGGCAAGCCGACACGTCGGCCCCCTCGCTCTTCCCCCAGGGACCCGACCCCGTCAAGCTGCTCAAGGATTTTCGAGAGTCCTCGGCCTCGACGGTGCAGTCGTTCTCCAAGTCCGCCCCGGCCAAGGCGCAGGAGATCGACCGACGGCTCGAAGAGACCGAGAAGGGCATCGCCTCCGCCCGGACCCCCGAGGAGAAGAACACCGCCCTGCGCGAGGGCGTCGACGCCCTCGCCGACCTCCTTCAGACTCCCGAACTCCGCGCGGCTCCCGCGGCCCCGCGCAACGAGATGTCCAACAGCGTCGCGAACGTGCTCAACCAGGTCGGCGGAAGCCAGCGCGCCAAGGCCCTCTCCGACGGGGTGCTCGCCGACGAGCCCGAGAACCGCGACGCGCTCAACAACCGCGCGATCTCCCAGCTCCAGCTCGGACGCTACCGCGAGGCCTACGAGGACGCCAGCGCCGTCGTGCGCCTCGAGCCCAAGAGCGAGCGCGCCTTCATCACCCGCGCGCTGGCCAACTACAACATGCGCGCCTACCCCCTGGCGCTCGAGGACGCGCGCATGGCGCTCTCGATCAATCCCAACAACCAGCTCGCCTTCCAGATCGCGCGGCTCTCCGAGACCCGCGTCACCAAGTCCTCCGCGCTCGGCCTCGACGACGCCCAGAAGGCCGCCGCCGACAAGGTCGCACGCGAATACGAGGGGATGATGTCCCAGCGCGGAGCTCTCGAGGCCGCGCCCTCCGCGTCCCGCGAGGAAAAGGCCGCCGCGACGGCGCCGACCTCCGCCGACCGCGTCGCCGACGCCCTCAACCAGCAGGCGCTGACGAAGGTGCGCATGGGCGACCCGCGCGGCGCCATCCAGCACGCGAGCAAGGCGCTCGCGCGCGACCCCAAGAACGCCGAGGCCTATTACATCCGCGCCGCCGCCAACAACATGGTCGGCTCCTACCTCCAGTCGCTCGAGGACGCCACCGCGGCGCTGATGCAGAACCCCTCGCACCAGCAGGCGCTCGACGCGCGCACCGCCGCCTTCCTCGGCCTCAACCGCTGCGGCGAGGCGCTCGCCGACGCCGAGCGCGCCGTGGCGATCGACGCCAAGCACGCCAACGCCTGGCGCAACCGAGGGCTGGCCAAGGAGTGTCTCGGCGACCTCAAGGGCATGGCGGGCGATTTCAAGAAGGCCGCCGAGCTCAACGCGCAGTTCGAGACCGCCTACCGCGAGGCGATCGAGAAGTACAACCTCGCCCCCCCGCCCGCGCGCTCCGCCCCGCGCGCTCCGGAGCCCGAACGGCCGCGCTCCGGCGGGCGCCGCTTCCTCGTCGTGCTCGCCTGCTCGCTGACCGGCGGCTTCCTCATCGCGCTCGGCCTGCTCCACATCCTCGGCGGGCGCGCCAAGCCCAAGGTCGGGGCCTTCGAGGCGAACTACCGGGTCGTGCGTACCATCGGCCAGGGCGGCATGGGCGTCGTCTACGAGGCGGTGGACAAGGCGCTCGGCCGGCACGTCGCCGTCAAGAAGATGCGCGACGAGATCAAGATCGACGCCCGCGAGCGTCTGCGCTTCTCCGAGGAGGCGCGCACCGTCGCCTCGCTGCACCACCCCAACATCGTCGACATCCACACCATCCTCGAGAGCGACGGCGACCTCTACCTGATCTTCGAGTTCGTCAACGGCAAGACCCTCGACGAGGTCCTCGAGAAAAAGACGCGCCTCAGCCTCGCCGAGGCGCAGTACGTGACGCGCGGGGTCATGAGCGCGCTCGCCTTCGCCCACCAGCAGGGCGTCGTCCACCGCGACCTCAAGCCCTCGAACATCATGCTCACCGACGACGGCTGGGTGAAGGTCATGGACTTCGGCATCGCCCGCCGCGCGAAGGACACGGTCAGCCGCAGCACCGGCACCAACATCGCCGTCGGCACCCCGCTCTACATGGCTCCCGAGCAGGAGCGCGGCGAGGTCCGTCCCGAGAGCGACCTCTTCAGCTACGGCTGCATGCTCTACGAGATGCTGACCGGCCGCCGCCCCTACGGCGACTCGGCGACGACCACCGCGAAGATGTCGCGCAACTACACCCCGCCCTCGAAGCTCGTCACCGGGATCTCCCCCGAGGTCGACCTCCTCATCGCCGACCTCCTCGAGCCGGACCCCGACCGCCGCCTGCGGGTCCCCGGCGACGTCCGCACACGCCTCGACGCCATCCGCGCCTAGCAGGAATCCCCTCCCGGGATTCCTGCTCATCAGCCCACTCCATATCTCTTCATGAAGTAGCGGCGGCATGGCCCGCCGCACCTCACGAGGGGTAACAGCCGTCCTGGGACGCGCGAGCGTCCCGACGGCGCCATAGGGGTAGGGGAGGGGCCGGCGGCCCCTCCCACTGCGGTGCTGTGGCCTCTCGGGTGGGGTCCGCGCCAGCCCCCTTGGGGAGGACCCGAGCGAGCAAACTCCCTCTCTCGCGAGGGCTTCAGCCCCGCGCCGTTGCGCGGGGTCCGACAGGTGCGCGTCCGCAGGACGCCCGCCCGCGTTCCACACAATTCTCAGAACGCGGGCGGGCGCGCGTTATGATAAAATGGGTATATGCCTACCATCGAGAAGAAAGAAGAGACCCCCCTTTGGCGCCAGTATAAGGCCCTCAAGGCGGCCTACCCCCACGCCCTGCTCCTCTTCCGGCTCGGCGACTTCTACGAGCTCTTCGAGGAGGACGCCCGCCACGCCAGCCCCGTGCTCGGCGTCGTCCTCACCCAGCGCCAGGGCCTGCCGATGTGCGGCATCCCGCACCACGCCTCCTCGAACTACATCGCGAAGCTTTTGAAGGCCGGCTTCAAGGTCGCCATCGCCGACCAGATGGAGGATCCCGCGCAGGCCAAGGGCCTGGTCAGGCGCGCCGTCACGCGCCTCATCACCCCCGGCACCCTCGTCGAGGACGAATACCTCGACAGCCGCGCCACCAACTACCTCGTCGCGCTCGAGGTGGACTCCTTCGGCTGGGGCCTCGCCTGCGTCGAGGCCTCGACCGGCGAGTTCTGGGCCACGCAGGTCCTCAACGACCACGGCCATCTGCAGCTCTACTCCCTGCTCGCCAAGCTCGAGCCCGCCGAGGTCCTCACCGTCCCCAGGACGGCCGAGGAGCTGCGGCTCAAGCACGCGCTCGGCCATCGGACCTCGCTGACCTTCTGGGAGCGCCCTTTCCCCGGGCCCGAGGAGCTCCAGGGCCTGGGCGACGTGGACCTCTGGAAGAACCGCCATCTCGCCCTGCGCGCCGCGCTCAAGGCCCGCCGCTACGTGGCCGACACGCAGTCGCACCTGCGCGACGTCCTCGTCCCGGTCTACCGCGAGTCCGTCTCCGAGATGGGCCTCGACGAGTCCACCATCCGCGCGCTCGAGCTCGTCAGCTCCGGCGAGGGCGACCGCCGCCATTCCCTCTGGGGCGTCCTGGACCGCACCCACACGCCCATGGGCAGCCGCACGCTGCGCCGGTGGATCCTGCACCCCTGCACCGACCTCCCCGAGATCGACCGGCGTCTCAACTGCGTCGAAGAGCTCCTCGAGGAGTCCGAGACCCGCAAGGACCTCGGCCGCGTGCTCTCCGAGGTCGCCGACATCGAACGCGTCATCAACCGCATGGCGACCCGCT
The window above is part of the Elusimicrobiota bacterium genome. Proteins encoded here:
- a CDS encoding protein kinase, translated to MKRRPRLLTLSALFGAALLSAPFASAKDPVPPPVTGQADTSAPSLFPQGPDPVKLLKDFRESSASTVQSFSKSAPAKAQEIDRRLEETEKGIASARTPEEKNTALREGVDALADLLQTPELRAAPAAPRNEMSNSVANVLNQVGGSQRAKALSDGVLADEPENRDALNNRAISQLQLGRYREAYEDASAVVRLEPKSERAFITRALANYNMRAYPLALEDARMALSINPNNQLAFQIARLSETRVTKSSALGLDDAQKAAADKVAREYEGMMSQRGALEAAPSASREEKAAATAPTSADRVADALNQQALTKVRMGDPRGAIQHASKALARDPKNAEAYYIRAAANNMVGSYLQSLEDATAALMQNPSHQQALDARTAAFLGLNRCGEALADAERAVAIDAKHANAWRNRGLAKECLGDLKGMAGDFKKAAELNAQFETAYREAIEKYNLAPPPARSAPRAPEPERPRSGGRRFLVVLACSLTGGFLIALGLLHILGGRAKPKVGAFEANYRVVRTIGQGGMGVVYEAVDKALGRHVAVKKMRDEIKIDARERLRFSEEARTVASLHHPNIVDIHTILESDGDLYLIFEFVNGKTLDEVLEKKTRLSLAEAQYVTRGVMSALAFAHQQGVVHRDLKPSNIMLTDDGWVKVMDFGIARRAKDTVSRSTGTNIAVGTPLYMAPEQERGEVRPESDLFSYGCMLYEMLTGRRPYGDSATTTAKMSRNYTPPSKLVTGISPEVDLLIADLLEPDPDRRLRVPGDVRTRLDAIRA